One Rosa chinensis cultivar Old Blush chromosome 5, RchiOBHm-V2, whole genome shotgun sequence genomic region harbors:
- the LOC112165075 gene encoding cysteine-rich receptor-like protein kinase 29 — protein sequence MGSSIWLLLFFFVPITIHHLVAQPIIKGDVSCTSRAELCWSCADSRNYTNGSIYQQNLITLLSSFSNTSQNQTNYGFHNSSLGQGSNKVNAIALCRGDLTLGECSSCLSDSTQILLRNCSYKTEAILWAEPCTVRYSQDLIFGIEEEHPFIYLPSPNTALNPEAYGQVLNPLLETLRDRATSGDSRKKYAAGHAFVPAPAGRADDREPIYAHAQCTPDMDKVNCSNCLNSCISAIPRCCSGKSGTRVLRPSCNIRFEYNLFYNSTADSELNISVSAPAPAPVTILPPKQGKKSHTKRNIIITIEVVIAFVTTLLGGICIFLRVKKSRVKLDDDFSEEISLVESLQYNFEDIKSATDDFSDENKLGQGGFGAVYKGKLYNGQYIAVKRLSKSSQQGDREFKNEVTLVAQLQHRNLVRLLGFCLKGEERILIYEYIPNKSLDHFIFDPTNHEHLDWETRYKIIEGIVRGLLYLHEDSRLRVIHRDLKASNILLDEDMNPKIADFGMARLFVMDQTQADTKTIVGTYGYMAPEYASHGRFSVKSDVFSFGVLVLEIITGKKSGTFRNGENEDDLLSYAWRNWRDDTTLNIIDPMLTTGSRSEIIRCIQIGLLCVQENLNERPTMGSVVSMLNSHSLKISIPSRPPYYWPYNTESETSGSRIRLTETSDKSQSSVSRGMISDITELHPR from the exons ATGGGATCCTCAATATGgctacttcttttcttcttcgttCCCATAACCATACACCACCTTGTTGCTCAGCCCATAATAAAAGGCGACGTCTCATGCACTTCGAGGGCTGAATTGTGCTGGAGCTGTGCTGATTCCCGCAACTACACTAATGGCAGCATCTACCAACAAAACCTCATCACCCTCCTCTCCTCCTTTTCCAACACttcccaaaaccaaaccaactatGGCTTTCACAACTCTTCTCTCGGACAAGGCTCCAACAAAGTGAATGCCATTGCATTGTGCAGAGGAGACCTCACACTCGGAGAATGTAGTAGCTGTCTCAGCGACTCCACTCAGATTCTCCTGCGAAACTGTTCATATAAAACGGAAGCAATCTTATGGGCAGAGCCTTGCACGGTACGGTACTCTCAAGACTTAATATTTGGTATTGAGGAGGAGCACCCTTTTATATATCTGCCCAGCCCCAACACCGCGTTAAACCCGGAAGCGTACGGGCAGGTGCTTAACCCCTTGTTGGAAACCTTAAGAGACAGAGCTACTTCAGGTGATTCTCGAAAAAAATATGCAGCAGGACATGCATTTGTTCCAGCTCCAGCAGGACGTGCAGACGATCGCGAACCGATATATGCACATGCGCAGTGCACTCCGGACATGGACAAAGTCAACTGCAGTAATTGCCTGAACAGTTGCATCTCTGCTATTCCACGATGTTGCAGTGGAAAGTCAGGAACAAGAGTTCTTAGACCAAGTTGTAATATAAGGTTTGAGTACAATCTTTTCTACAACTCTACAGCCGATTCAGAATTAAATATTTCAGTTTCAGCTCCAGCTCCAGCTCCAGTTACTATACTTCCACCTAAGCAAG GAAAGAAGAGTCACACAAAAAGAAATATCATCATAACAATTGAGGTTGTGATTGCTTTTGTCACGACGCTTCTCGGTGGCATATGCATTTTCTTAAGAGTCAAGAAGTCAAGGGTAAAACTTGACG ATGATTTTTCTGAAGAAATAAGCCTCGTGGAATCGTTACAATATAACTTTGAAGATATTAAATCTGCAACCGATGACTTTTCTGATGAAAATAAGCTTGGACAAGGTGGATTTGGAGCTGTTTATAAG GGTAAGCTATATAACGGGCAATATATAGCTGTGAAAAGGCTATCTAAAAGTTCTCAACAGGGTGATCGTGAATTTAAAAATGAAGTCACGTTAGTTGCTCAACTTCAACACCGGAACTTAGTGAGGCTTTTAGGCTTTTGcttgaaaggagaagaaaggatCCTCATTTACGAATATATACCTAATAAAAGTCTTGATCACTTCATTTTTG ACCCAACTAATCATGAACATTTGGATTGGGAAACACGTTACAAGATCATAGAAGGAATTGTTCGTGGTCTTCTTTACCTCCATGAAGATTCTCGACTTCGAGTTATTCACCGTGATCTCAAAGCCAGCAACATTTTGTTGGATGAAGATATGAACcctaaaattgcagattttggtaTGGCAAGGTTGTTTGTGATGGATCAAACTCAAGCAGATACAAAAACCATTGTTGGGACCTA TGGATACATGGCACCTGAATATGCAAGTCATGGGCGCTTTTCTGTCAAGTCAGATGTCTTTAGTTTTGGTGTGTTAGTTCTTGAAATAATTACTGGTAAGAAGAGTGGTACTTTCCGAAATGGTGAAAATGAAGACGACCTATTAAGCTAC GCCTGGAGAAATTGGAGGGATGATACAACTCTAAATATCATAGATCCCATGTTAACAACAGGCTCAAGATCTGAAATAATCAGATGCATCCAGATTGGTTTATTATGTGTCCAAGAAAATTTGAATGAAAGACCAACCATGGGTTCAGTTGTTTCCATGCTTAATAGTCAttctctcaaaatctcaataCCTTCACGGCCTCCATATTATTGGCCTTATAACACTGAGTCAGAGACATCAGGGTCGAGAATCAGACTTACTGAGACGTCTGATAAATCCCAAAGCTCTGTGTCAAGAGGTATGATTTCAGATATTACTGAACTACATCCACGCTAG